From a single Sorghum bicolor cultivar BTx623 chromosome 5, Sorghum_bicolor_NCBIv3, whole genome shotgun sequence genomic region:
- the LOC8076323 gene encoding putative disease resistance RPP13-like protein 3 yields the protein MIYQTDERAECVSAVANMERTTVNVATGALGPVLQKLTALLVQDQYRSRLEAAGTRSDIEFIESELSSMHSLLLRIWEREDLGADCKKWMIDARELSYDMEDGIDDFMLRSDGSHGHGSFKSLFQKFKIRVVDVSRRCQDDWRSSAPAEAISSHPRAGSLHRDTSELVGMDEPKEQLLKLLQDHEMVCIHGFAGMGKTALADLVYQEIGHEFQCRAFVSLSKSPDMLEVLRAVLCQVTEGVLQSSDTRSTTEAATEENLSNEISNFLSDKRYLVIVDDIWHWQDWEIIRRALPEGVPKCRTLTTTRANVIAEKCRLTKFDNGDACIYRYGGINDQDAATLSRRVFNKKVLSIRHKKKALIRSPDHIVFVKEVLPYKIAEMCCGMPLAVECLSSAVASSINMEWNDIFQTDAIYDIMVQYSMEKAVQLERLLRHRLLDGLLSSGNNHPSLKPLAESLRLGYCDLPLHLKTCLLYCSMYPTGYLKIERHGLVRKWMAEGFLYHQAGEEEAAAAAVAEGCLDELVSRGLLQPKSSEENKQYYSVHPMMRAFLVCKSKQAAFAAYHEEDSRPSSLDADRIRRLSVGFLRRPDDVVSVMDGALRTRSLVVFSDPWPHAGGCLVRWEKLEDIRVLSIESTGFPLSDIDLADICSRLLRLRYLGLRATLISGLPPQIGRLQSLDTLDVSNTDVSEVPKEIKELCGLKTLDLSNTSVKELPREIGKLQRLETLDASNTSVTELPKEIGKLQQLKTLNVSYTGVRELPREIGNLQCLETLDVSHSRVRELPREIGELQHMRILNVSHTSVRELPWLLTNSFSVLAGNKYPAKAGKLSNNDLAVLRNLHDLHLEFLKPGEDLTIMLYDNSYQLLPVAGLKIVRRHMRVPEWVRQHLARVSTLDIRLCKLEDDDLEFLCKKMPNLHHLTLRLEVLPRKAIFITGAGFSRLMSFCLDCRLPMVTFQQGAMPKLEHLEFKFYTSRALTSEDPVGIRHLLSLKRVVFQSSPRYKSDTPGISSVINKVREEAKGHANKITISINGVDTMVSPVIITTADVGAGSSGESLVVKTIIERIGQVLRAALMRIQGMEENLEIEEIREAQE from the exons ATGATATACCAAACTGATGAGCGAGCCGAGTGTGTGAGTGCTGTGGCCAACATGGAGCGTACTACCGTGAATGTTGCCACGGGTGCCTTGGGGCCCGTCCTCCAGAAGCTCACTGCTTTGCTGGTCCAAGATCAGTACAGGTCTCGTCTTGAAGCTGCAGGGACCCGCAGCGACATCGAGTTCATCGAATCCGAGCTGTCCTCCATGCACTCCCTTCTTCTCAGGATATGGGAGAGGGAGGATCTTGGTGCAGACTGCAAGAAGTGGATGATAGATGCTCGGGAGCTGTCCTACGACATGGAAGATGGCATTGACGACTTCATGCTTCGCAGCGACGGCAGCCATGGCCACGGTAGCTTCAAGAGCCTATTCCAGAAATTTAAGATCAGAGTAGTGGACGTTTCAAGGCGGTGCCAGGATGATTGGAGGAGTAGTGCTCCTGCTGAAGCCATCTCCAGCCACCCTCGAGCTGGCTCCCTCCACAGGGACACGTCCGAGCTCGTGGGCATGGACGAACCCAAGGAGCAGCTCCTCAAGTTGCTGCAAGATCACGAAATGGTGTGCATCCATGGGTTTGCTGGGATGGGCAAGACAGCCCTTGCTGACCTTGTGTACCAAGAAATCGGGCATGAGTTCCAGTGCCGAGCTTTCGTTTCACTCTCCAAAAGCCCTGATATGCTGGAGGTTCTCCGAGCTGTCCTCTGCCAAGTTACTGAAGGTGTACTACAGTCTTCGGACACTCGTTCTACCACAGAAGCAGCAACCGAAGAAAATCTCAGCAATGAAATATCCAATTTCCTCTCTGACAAAAG GTACTTGGTGATAGTTGATGATATCTGGCATTGGCAAGATTGGGAAATCATCAGAAGGGCTCTTCCCGAGGGTGTGCCGAAGTGTAGAACACTCActacaactcgtgccaatgttATAGCTGAAAAATGTCGTCTCACTAAATTCGACAATGGAGATGCATGTATCTACCGATATGGTGGTATCAATGATCAGGATGCTGCCACGCTATCTAGGAGAGTATTTAATAAGAAAGTCCTGAGCATACGTCACAAAAAGAAAGCCCTGATCAGGTCCCCAGATCATATTGTATTTGTCAAGGAGGTCCTGCCCTATAAGATTGCCGAGATGTGCTGTGGCATGCCCCTTGCAGTAGAGTGTTTGTCGTCGGCAGTGGCAAGCAGCATAAACATGGAGTGGAACGATATTTTTCAAACCGACGCAATTTATGATATCATGGTCCAGTATTCTATGGAAAAAGCTGTCCAACTTGAAAGGCTTCTACGGCACAGGCTGCTGGATGGGCTTCTGAGTAGTGGTAATAATCATCCATCGTTAAAGCCACTGGCAGAGAGTCTACGACTTGGTTACTGTGACCTTcctcttcatctcaagacttgcCTGTTGTACTGTAGCATGTACCCAACTGGCTACTTGAAGATTGAAAGGCATGGTCTGGTGCGTAAATGGATGGCCGAAGGATTTCTTTACCACCAAGCAGGGGAGgaggaagcagcagcagcagcagtagcagaAGGTTGCCTTGACGAGCTTGTCTCCAGGGGTCTCTTGCAGCCAAAATCATCGGAAGAGAATAAGCAATACTACAGTGTCCACCCCATGATGCGAGCCTTCCTAGTATGCAAATCAAAACAGGCTGCTTTTGCTGCATATCATGAGGAGGACAGTCGTCCGTCGAGCTTGGATGCTGATCGGATCCGTCGGTTGTCTGTCGGTTTCCTGCGAAGGCCAGATGATGTTGTTTCAGTAATGGATGGAGCATTGCGTACACGCTCCCTTGTGGTTTTTTCTGACCCCTGGCCACACGCTGGTGGTTGTCTAGTCCGCTGGGAAAAGTTGGAAGATATCCGAGTGCTGAGCATTGAAAGCACTGGGTTTCCTCTATCTGATATTGACCTGGCAGATATTTGCAGCAGGCTGCTCCGGTTGAGGTACCTGGGTCTCAGGGCCACGCTCATCAGTGGACTTCCGCCGCAAATAGGAAGATTGCAGAGTCTGGATACCCTGGACGTAAGCAACACCGACGTAAGTGAGGTACCCAAGGAAATCAAGGAATTGTGTGGTTTGAAGACGCTGGACTTGAGCAACACAAGTGTGAAGGAGCTACCGAGAGAGATTGGAAAGCTGCAGCGCTTAGAAACTCTGGATGCAAGCAACACCAGCGTCACGGAGCTACCTAAAGAAATTGGAAAGCTGCAACAGTTGAAGACCCTTAATGTGAGCTACACCGGGGTTAGGGAGCTGCCGAGAGAAATTGGAAACCTGCAGTGCTTAGAAACTCTAGATGTAAGTCACTCCAGGGTCAGGGAGCTTCCAAGAGAAATTGGGGAACTGCAGCACATGAGGATCCTGAATGTGAGCCACACCAGTGTCAGGGAGCTGCCTTGGTTGCTCACAAACTCATTCAGTGTGCTTGCTGGTAACAAGTATCCTGCTAAGGCGGGGAAGCTTTCTAACAATGACTTGGCTGTCTTGCGAAATCTCCATGACTTACATCTAGAGTTTCTAAAACCTGGAGAGGACCTAACCATCATGTTATATGATAATTCGTATCAGCTTCTCCCTGTCGCAGGACTTAAGATAGTCCGCAGACACATGAGAGTCCCGGAGTGGGTCAGACAACACTTGGCCAGGGTTTCCACCTTGGATATCAGGCTCTGCAAACTGGAGGACGACGACCTTGAATTCCTGTGTAAGAAAATGCCAAACCTGCACCACCTTACACTGAGACTTGAAGTCCTCCCACGGAAGGCTATATTCATCACAGGCGCAGGGTTCTCAAGGCTGATGAGCTTCTGCCTCGATTGCCGCTTGCCCATGGTGACTTTCCAACAAGGTGCAATGCCCAAGCTGGAGCATCTTGAGTTCAAGTTCTACACCAGCCGAGCATTAACAAGTGAAGACCCTGTGGGAATCAGGCACCTCCTGAGCCTTAAAAGGGTTGTCTTCCAAAGTTCCCCGAGGTATAAAAGCGACACTCCTGGTATCAGCTCAGTTATTAATAAGGTCAGGGAAGAAGCCAAGGGGCACGCCAACAAGATAACCATTTCCATCAATGGCGTTGATACCATGGTTTCCCCAGTGATAATAACAACTGCAGATGTTGGTGCTGGCAGCAGTGGCGAAAGCCTCGTGGTTAAGACCATCATTGAAAGAATAGGACAAGTATTGAGGGCAGCACTTATGCGAATCCAAGGTATGGAGGAGAATCTGGAGATTGAGGAGATCAGAGAAGCCCAGGAATAA
- the LOC8076322 gene encoding cysteine-rich receptor-like protein kinase 10 isoform X1 has product MADPVVIVKKIVRIAIIIEDTVETVRENMEECHGIQKLVCRVRDLLSLLQESEMMKHQVVSGPLEDLWDAVSDALYAVTACKGRNTLCPCFNFKAMKSSKKLSRVKNDISQGMMRAIFATHDAAVFVATKGHQVGLNFDVFFLPTHQQTSPLSEHLQSSPRAVTDDFLLSVLTDEPYRSPDAVVSNGHLPRLPTQIQEPPVLAPIITDDVPNNLEPPSDVYFDPHINVDPFEFKHQSHRRPKQPLPPPTPPHMTTSLPPPPAPPKLPPSSLSLPPYVTSPVPKHWAHHPPRQSPCQSTEEEVPLPVTSSMSTASPDARISGQRKNYSGQADGPSTSLPGLRKFSLSELRDATHNFSEKNKIGTNDFGIFYKGVLHDGLKVAIKVFRGPPQFLREQLSTKVRLASKLQSKDVEASGNNLYIIRVLGYYEHEFISVSREIRIIFLVEEYLPNGNMYSLIYGSQLHWTSRFRIILGLAQGLQYLHEEHIVHMNVKPANVLLDSDMNPKITDFGIAILLKGPIVQVNKTDFRIARLFEGLTIQSNDIAGTVGYMSPEYILEGTLSTMYDVYSFGVTLLETISSMCKTNPVRHHASVPWAWNVRENQQMGQLFDSSLFEESQLTEIKRCFEIGLLCTQFERAKRPTMASVLEMLNGKKELTTPWQPEYTKERVIDAKRASQNVRSRM; this is encoded by the exons ATGGCTGATCCAGTGGTAATTGTGAAGAAGATCGTCCGCATCGCCATCATAATCGAGGATACCGTGGAGACAGTCAGGGAGAACATGGAGGAATGCCACGGCATACAGAAGCTTGTGTGCAGAGTCAGAGATCTGCTGTCGCTGCTGCAGGAGTCGGAGATGATGAAGCACCAGGTGGTGAGCGGCCCTCTCGAGGACCTTTGGGATGCTGTCAGCGACGCCCTCTATGCTGTAACAGCCTGCAAGGGGAGGAATACCCTGTGCCCCTGCTTCAACTTCAAGGCCATGAAGTCGTCCAAGAAGCTGAGCCGGGTGAAGAATGACATATCACAGGGCATGATGCGGGCCATCTTTGCTACCCATGATGCGGCAGTCTTTGTGGCTACAAAAGGCCACCAAGTTGGCCTGAATTTCGATGTGTTCTTTCTTCCTACACATCAACAAACATCTCCCTTATCCGAACATCTGCAATCGTCTCCTCGTGCTGTTACTGACGATTTTCTGCTTAGTGTGCTTACAGATGAACCTTATCGTTCACCTGATGCTGTTGTTAGCAATGGCCACCTTCCTCGTCTGCCCACACAAATACAAGAACCTCCTGTTTTGGCTCCTATTATTACAGATGATGTACCTAATAATCTGGAGCCTCCTTCGGATGTATACTTCGATCCTCACATAAATGTAGATCCTTTTGAATTCAAACACCAGTCTCATCGTCGTCCCAAACAACCACTGCCACCGCCAACACCTCCTCATATGACCACATccctaccaccaccaccagcccCTCCAAAACTTCCACCATCATCACTTTCTCTTCCCCCATATGTAACATCTCCTGTGCCTAAACACTGGGCCCATCATCCACCACGACAATCACCATGTCAG AGTACTGAGGAGGAGGTTCCGTTGCCTGTTACTAGTTCTATGTCCACGGCTTCACCAGATGCTAG GATATCTGGTCAAAGAAAAAATTACTCAGGACAAGCTGATGGACCTTCTACTTCGTTACCAG GTTTAAGAAAGTTCAGTTTATCTGAGTTGAGGGATGCTACACATAATTTTTCAGAGAAGAATAAAATTGGAACAAATGACTTTGGTATTTTCTACAAG GGTGTACTGCATGACGGACTCAAGGTTGCCATAAAGGTATTTCGAGGTCCACCTCAATTTCTTCGAGAACAATTGAGTACTAAAGTTCGTCTTGCATCAAAGCTTCAAAGCAAGGATGTGGAGGCTTCTGGGAATAACTTGTATATAATAAGAGTTCTAGGATATTATGAACATGAGTTCATATCGGTGAGTCGTGAGATCCGTATAATTTTTCTGGTCGAAGAATACCTGCCAAATGGAAACATGTACAGCCTTATTTATG GGTCTCAACTTCATTGGACCTCCCGCTTCAGGATCATCCTGGGCTTAGCGCAGGGCCTACAGTACCTACATGAGGAACACATTGTCCATATGAATGTTAAACCAGCCAATGTTCTCTTGGATTCTGATATGAATCCAAAGATAACTGATTTTGGAATAGCTATACTGTTGAAGGGACCGATCGTTCAAGTCAACAAGACTGATTTTCGAATAGCCAGACTGTTCGAGGGACTGACCATTCAATCCAATGACATAGCGGGCACAGT GGGATATATGTCTCCCGAATATAtcttggaaggaactttgtcgACAATGTATGATGTGTATAGCTTTGGTGTCACCCTCCTTGAGACCATTAGCAGTATGTGTAAAACTAACCCTGTTCGTCACCATGCTTCAGTTCCATGG GCTTGGAATGTGCGTGAAAATCAACAAATGGGTCAGTTATTTGATTCATCCTTGTTTGAGGAATCTCAGCTAACAGAGATAAAAAGGTGCTTTGAGATAGGACTACTATGCACTCAGTTTGAGAGAGCAAAGCGGCCTACCATGGCATCTGTTCTTGAGATGCTTAATGGCAAGAAAGAGTTAACAACCCCATGGCAACCGGAATATACCAAAGAAAGGGTCATAGATGCCAAAAGGGCCAGCCAAAATGTCAGGAGTCGGATGTAG
- the LOC8076320 gene encoding cytochrome P450 89A2, translating to MHVSIYLYTRRETLSAPGVQLSAIKYQNVGNIMEVFFLMAGLALVVFIAIFRRTSSRSARALPAVPNIEVRDRAIARSMLVDHADTFSDRPVSPFHVKFVRAERVNLSYSISTVPHGPLWRALRCNLTAGILHPSRLGRLAGLQRQAVDGLVAGLSSGCGHDDDVVVIRDGLHTAVLTLQMRMCFGDGGFDAGDVRAVQRVLKDFFDGMVDAPVLATSRTARLLHWRRWRRFLAVRSRMTKLLLPLIMERQRRRQSMSMCCSDSGDDGGGIRPYVDSLLDLQVPSHDDGSVRRALTDDEKANLVWEFLGAGTETVVSCVEWALAHLVNQPEVQEKLRREVDVHGGSDTPTPYLRAVILESLRLHPPVAVIQRDVVVRSVDDGGGGAAAAVIGVHVPPEEEDGSSGVDVVRFTIVPGAIGRDSRTWTDDADEFRPERFLAGGEGEAVGPMPGPKDVRMLPFGAGTRHCPGMALGMAHVRLLLAALVRAFQWEWEVPAAAATAALVDLTEVDGFVKHMKTPLRARITPRT from the coding sequence ATGCATGTGTCTATATATTTATACACACGTAGGGAAACATTGTCTGCTCCAGGCGTTCAGCTAAGTGCGATCAAGTACCAAAACGTAGGGAATATAATGGAGGTCTTCTTCCTCATGGCCGGCCTTGCTCTTGTAGTGTTCATTGCCATTTTCCGGCGAACCAGCAGCCGCAGCGCTCGTGCTCTGCCGGCGGTTCCAAACATCGAGGTCCGTGACCGCGCCATTGCACGCAGCATGCTGGTGGACCACGCCGACACTTTCTCCGACCGCCCCGTCTCGCCATTCCACGTCAAGTTCGTCAGAGCCGAGCGCGTGAACCTCAGCTACAGCATCAGCACCGTGCCGCACGGCCCGCTCTGGCGCGCGCTCCGCTGCAACCTCACCGCCGGCATCTTGCACCCGTCGCGCCTCGGCCGCCTCGCCGGACTCCAGCGTCAGGCCGTCGACGGTCTCgtcgccggcctctcctccggcTGCGGCcatgacgacgacgtcgtcgtcatccGCGACGGACTTCACACCGCCGTGCTCACTCTCCAAATGCGCATGTGCTTCGGCGACGGCGGCTTCGACGCGGGCGACGTCCGCGCGGTGCAGCGGGTGCTCAAGGACTTCTTCGACGGCATGGTGGACGCCCCCGTGCTAGCCACCTCGAGGACGGCGCGGCTGCTGCACTGGCGACGGTGGCGGCGCTTCCTCGCCGTCCGCAGCCGTATGACGAAGCTCCTCCTCCCTCTCATCATGGAAAGGCAGCGGCGGCGACAGTCTATGTCCATGTGCTGCAGCGATAGTGGCGATGACGGCGGCGGGATCCGGCCGTACGTCGACTCGCTGCTCGACCTGCAGGTTCCCAGCCACGACGACGGGAGCGTCAGGCGAGCTCTGACGGACGACGAGAAGGCGAACCTCGTGTGGGAGTTTCTCGGGGCGGGCACCGAGACGGTCGTGTCCTGCGTCGAGTGGGCGCTCGCGCACCTCGTCAACCAGCCGGAGGTCCAGGAGAAGCTCCGCCGCGAGGTCGACGTCCACGGCGGCAGCGACACACCGACACCGTACCTGCGCGCGGTCATCCTTGAGAGTCTCCGGCTGCACCCGCCGGTGGCAGTCATACAGCGTGACGTCGTGGTGAGGAGcgtcgacgacggcggcggcggcgcagcagcggCAGTTATCGGTGTGCACGTgccgccggaggaggaggacggcaGCAGCGGGGTCGACGTCGTGCGGTTCACCATCGTTCCGGGAGCCATCGGGAGGGACAGCAGGACGTGGACGGACGACGCCGACGAGTTCCGGCCCGAACGGTTCCTCGCCGGCGGCGAGGGGGAGGCCGTGGGTCCGATGCCGGGGCCCAAGGACGTGAGGATGCTGCCGTTCGGCGCCGGGACGAGGCATTGCCCGGGCATGGCGCTGGGCATGGCTCACGTCAGGCTCTTGCTCGCCGCGCTGGTGCGTGCGTTCCAGTGGGAGTGGGAggtaccggcggcggcggcaacagcTGCTCTTGTTGACCTCACTGAAGTGGACGGGTTCGTCAAGCACATGAAGACGCCGCTCAGGGCGCGCATCACGCCGCGCACGTAG
- the LOC110435519 gene encoding LOW QUALITY PROTEIN: glutathione S-transferase omega-like 2 (The sequence of the model RefSeq protein was modified relative to this genomic sequence to represent the inferred CDS: inserted 1 base in 1 codon), producing the protein MATCYSPAIHAQICALPSACYREVRAPAASSPAQGMNFHRTQEDDSPGNRRVTRGGLHPPSSSFGVRPLALALRRQAQFVLAVRHGWTAAWQLLMRQLAPSDPTTGAFTRTAARFPVVAREPSSRLHLYVGLPCPWAHRTLVXRALLGLEARLPVSVTVPGDDGAWSFTPGSPNRLYGKRKLREVYTLRSGGFEGRASVPMLWDAERREVVCNESIEIVKFLCGLVGDGAGGLDLWLPELRQDIDRWYGLIYPSINNGVYRYIQNWIPLPHCPDQIVNRSN; encoded by the exons ATGGCAACTTGCTATTCTCCAGCCATCCACGCGCAAATTTGCGCGCTTCCTTCCGCTTGCTATCGCGAGGTGCGGGCGCCGGCGGCCTCCTCTCCCGCACAAGGCATGAATTTTCATCGTACGCAAGAAGACGATTCCCCTGGCAATCGGCGAGTCACGCGCGGCGGCCTCCATCCTCCATCATCGTCTTTCGGCGTCCGCCCTCTAGCGTTAGCCCTGCGTCGTCAGGCGCAGTTCGTCCTCGCCGTGCGCCATGGCTGGACCGCGGCGTGGCAGCTCCTGATGCGGCAGCTGGCGCCGTCTGACCCCACGACGGGCGCCTTCACCCGCACCGCTGCCCGCTTCCCCGTCGTCGCGAGGGAGCCCAGCTCCCGGCTCCACCTCTACGTGGGCCTCCCCTGCCCCTGGGCGCACCGCACCCTCG GTCGCGCGCTTCTCGGTCTTGAGGCCCGCCTCCCGGTCTCCGTAACCGTCCCCGGGGACGACGGCGCGTGGTCCTTCACGCCCGGCAGCCCCAACCGGCTCTACGGCAAGCGGAAGCTCCGAGAGGTGTACACCCTGCGGAGCGGCGGGTTCGAGGGCAGGGCCTCCGTGCCCATGCTCTGGGATGCCGAGCGCCGCGAGGTGGTCTGCAACGAGAGCATCGAGATCGTCAAGTTCCTCTGCGGCCTCGTGGGCGACGGCGCCGGCGGCCTCGACCTGTGGCTGCCGGAGCTGCGCCAGGACATCGACCGCTGGTACGGCCTCATCTACCCCAGCATCAACAACGGCGTGTACAGGTATATTCAGAACTGGATTCCTCTGCCCCATTGCCCTGATCAGATCGTCAATCGCAGCAACTGA
- the LOC8076322 gene encoding cysteine-rich receptor-like protein kinase 15 isoform X2 yields the protein MADPVVIVKKIVRIAIIIEDTVETVRENMEECHGIQKLVCRVRDLLSLLQESEMMKHQVVSGPLEDLWDAVSDALYAVTACKGRNTLCPCFNFKAMKSSKKLSRVKNDISQGMMRAIFATHDAAVFVATKGHQVGLNFDVFFLPTHQQTSPLSEHLQSSPRAVTDDFLLSVLTDEPYRSPDAVVSNGHLPRLPTQIQEPPVLAPIITDDVPNNLEPPSDVYFDPHINVDPFEFKHQSHRRPKQPLPPPTPPHMTTSLPPPPAPPKLPPSSLSLPPYVTSPVPKHWAHHPPRQSPCQSTEEEVPLPVTSSMSTASPDARISGQRKNYSGQADGPSTSLPGLRKFSLSELRDATHNFSEKNKIGTNDFGIFYKGVLHDGLKVAIKLQSKDVEASGNNLYIIRVLGYYEHEFISVSREIRIIFLVEEYLPNGNMYSLIYGSQLHWTSRFRIILGLAQGLQYLHEEHIVHMNVKPANVLLDSDMNPKITDFGIAILLKGPIVQVNKTDFRIARLFEGLTIQSNDIAGTVGYMSPEYILEGTLSTMYDVYSFGVTLLETISSMCKTNPVRHHASVPWAWNVRENQQMGQLFDSSLFEESQLTEIKRCFEIGLLCTQFERAKRPTMASVLEMLNGKKELTTPWQPEYTKERVIDAKRASQNVRSRM from the exons ATGGCTGATCCAGTGGTAATTGTGAAGAAGATCGTCCGCATCGCCATCATAATCGAGGATACCGTGGAGACAGTCAGGGAGAACATGGAGGAATGCCACGGCATACAGAAGCTTGTGTGCAGAGTCAGAGATCTGCTGTCGCTGCTGCAGGAGTCGGAGATGATGAAGCACCAGGTGGTGAGCGGCCCTCTCGAGGACCTTTGGGATGCTGTCAGCGACGCCCTCTATGCTGTAACAGCCTGCAAGGGGAGGAATACCCTGTGCCCCTGCTTCAACTTCAAGGCCATGAAGTCGTCCAAGAAGCTGAGCCGGGTGAAGAATGACATATCACAGGGCATGATGCGGGCCATCTTTGCTACCCATGATGCGGCAGTCTTTGTGGCTACAAAAGGCCACCAAGTTGGCCTGAATTTCGATGTGTTCTTTCTTCCTACACATCAACAAACATCTCCCTTATCCGAACATCTGCAATCGTCTCCTCGTGCTGTTACTGACGATTTTCTGCTTAGTGTGCTTACAGATGAACCTTATCGTTCACCTGATGCTGTTGTTAGCAATGGCCACCTTCCTCGTCTGCCCACACAAATACAAGAACCTCCTGTTTTGGCTCCTATTATTACAGATGATGTACCTAATAATCTGGAGCCTCCTTCGGATGTATACTTCGATCCTCACATAAATGTAGATCCTTTTGAATTCAAACACCAGTCTCATCGTCGTCCCAAACAACCACTGCCACCGCCAACACCTCCTCATATGACCACATccctaccaccaccaccagcccCTCCAAAACTTCCACCATCATCACTTTCTCTTCCCCCATATGTAACATCTCCTGTGCCTAAACACTGGGCCCATCATCCACCACGACAATCACCATGTCAG AGTACTGAGGAGGAGGTTCCGTTGCCTGTTACTAGTTCTATGTCCACGGCTTCACCAGATGCTAG GATATCTGGTCAAAGAAAAAATTACTCAGGACAAGCTGATGGACCTTCTACTTCGTTACCAG GTTTAAGAAAGTTCAGTTTATCTGAGTTGAGGGATGCTACACATAATTTTTCAGAGAAGAATAAAATTGGAACAAATGACTTTGGTATTTTCTACAAG GGTGTACTGCATGACGGACTCAAGGTTGCCATAAAG CTTCAAAGCAAGGATGTGGAGGCTTCTGGGAATAACTTGTATATAATAAGAGTTCTAGGATATTATGAACATGAGTTCATATCGGTGAGTCGTGAGATCCGTATAATTTTTCTGGTCGAAGAATACCTGCCAAATGGAAACATGTACAGCCTTATTTATG GGTCTCAACTTCATTGGACCTCCCGCTTCAGGATCATCCTGGGCTTAGCGCAGGGCCTACAGTACCTACATGAGGAACACATTGTCCATATGAATGTTAAACCAGCCAATGTTCTCTTGGATTCTGATATGAATCCAAAGATAACTGATTTTGGAATAGCTATACTGTTGAAGGGACCGATCGTTCAAGTCAACAAGACTGATTTTCGAATAGCCAGACTGTTCGAGGGACTGACCATTCAATCCAATGACATAGCGGGCACAGT GGGATATATGTCTCCCGAATATAtcttggaaggaactttgtcgACAATGTATGATGTGTATAGCTTTGGTGTCACCCTCCTTGAGACCATTAGCAGTATGTGTAAAACTAACCCTGTTCGTCACCATGCTTCAGTTCCATGG GCTTGGAATGTGCGTGAAAATCAACAAATGGGTCAGTTATTTGATTCATCCTTGTTTGAGGAATCTCAGCTAACAGAGATAAAAAGGTGCTTTGAGATAGGACTACTATGCACTCAGTTTGAGAGAGCAAAGCGGCCTACCATGGCATCTGTTCTTGAGATGCTTAATGGCAAGAAAGAGTTAACAACCCCATGGCAACCGGAATATACCAAAGAAAGGGTCATAGATGCCAAAAGGGCCAGCCAAAATGTCAGGAGTCGGATGTAG